The following are encoded together in the Lactuca sativa cultivar Salinas chromosome 1, Lsat_Salinas_v11, whole genome shotgun sequence genome:
- the LOC111885945 gene encoding (+)-neomenthol dehydrogenase: MASSCRHHQQPPLSHPTTTTRWWSEDSVAIVTGANKGIGYALVKRFAELGLTVVLTARDQSRGLQAMDSLKVLGVDHHVRFCQLDISDPVSIRCFVSWFRSSFKAFDILVNNAAVCFNAMNENSMEYAETVIKTNYYGSKQFTEAMLPFFRRSSSMSRILNISSRLGTLDKLNNPQMKAILGDKETLSEGRIDMVVNAFLEDVKEGRWKTQGWPEIWTDYSVAKLALNAYSQVLAKRYKGVVSVNCFCPGFTQTAMTDGNGKHSADDAAKMAAKIALLPVPVLNTGKFYVGSTSRGICSKL, translated from the exons ATGGCATCATCCTGTAGACATCATCAGCAACCACCACTTTCCCACCCCACAACCACCACAAGGTGGTGGTCGGAGGACTCAGTAGCCATTGTCACCGGAGCAAACAAGGGTATCGGGTATGCATTGGTTAAACGGTTTGCTGAGTTGGGGTTAACAGTTGTGTTAACGGCTAGAGATCAATCAAGAGGTTTACAAGCCATGGATTCACTTAAGGTTCTTGGAGTAGATCATCATGTTCGTTTCTGTCAGCTTGACATATCTGATCCAGTCTCCATTCGGTGTTTTGTTTCTTGGTTTCGATCCAGTTTCAAGGCTTTCGATATATTA GTGAACAATGCAGCTGTATGTTTCAATGCAATGAACGAAAACTCCATGGAGTATGCTGAAACTGTGATCAAGACTAATTACTACGGATCAAAACAGTTTACCGAGGCCATGTTGCCATTTTTTCGTCGTTCATCTTCCATGAGCCGCATCCTTAATATCAGTTCTCGACTTGGCACATTAGAT AAACTAAACAACCCACAAATGAAGGCAATACTTGGTGATAAAGAAACATTGAGTGAAGGTCGAATAGATATGGTGGTGAATGCGTTTTTAGAAGATGTGAAAGAAGGGAGATGGAAGACACAAGGGTGGCCGGAGATATGGACGGATTATTCGGTGGCTAAGCTTGCATTGAATGCATACTCTCAAGTTTTGGCAAAGAGATATAAAGGGGTGGTGAGTGTGAATTGTTTTTGTCCGGGGTTCACTCAAACCGCCATGACGGATGGCAATGGAAAGCATTCGGCGGATGATGCGGCAAAAATGGCAGCAAAAATTGCACTgcttccggttccggttctaaaCACAGGGAAATTTTATGTGGGGTCGACAAGTCGTGGCATATGCTCGAAATTATAA
- the LOC111885958 gene encoding uncharacterized protein LOC111885958 — MAKYLNDFQFGVGVSGGVEAVLHSANRVLSEHHADGSLVMLTVDFSNAFNLVDRSALLHEVKKMCSSISLWVNFLYGQAARLYIGDQHIWSATGVQQGDPLGPLLFVLVLHPLVHKIRDNCKLLLHAWYLDDETVIGDSEEVTRVLNIIRLRGPGLGLELNIKKTEIFWPSCDGRKLRADLFPTEIGRPSLGVKLLGGAVSRDARFISGLAMKRTVNVVDLMGLLPQLCDPQSELLLLRSCMGIAKLFFGLRTCQSVHIEEATLFFDKGLRRSIEDMVVCGGPLFGDIQWRLASLPIRFGGLGLYSAYERIGFAIQKGLAAQLVAYLSSIDMY; from the exons ATGGCCAAGTACCTTAATGATTTTCAGTTCGGGGTTGGTGTATCTGGCGGTGTTGAGGCTGTGTTACACAGTGCCAATAGGGTGTTGAGTGAACACCATGCTGATGGGTCTCTTGTAATGCTGACTGTGGATTTTTCGAATGCCTTTAACCTGGTGGATCGTTCAGCATTGCTCCACGAGGTTAAGAAGATGTGCTCTTCCATTTCTTTGTGGGTGAATTTCTTGTACGGGCAAGCAGCGAGACTTTATATCGGAGACCAACATATATGGTCTGCCACTGGGGTGCAACAAGGTGACCCCTTGGGCCCTCTTCTTTTTGTCCTCGTTTTGCACCCGCTTGTGCACAAGATTAGAGACAATTGTAAGCTCCTTCTCCATGCTTGGTACCTAGATGATGAGACTGTCATTGGGGATTCAGAGGAGGTGACTAGAGTGTTGAACATAATTCGGTTGCGTGGTCCAGGTTTGGGTCTTGAGTTGAACATCAAGAAAACGGAGATTTTTTGGCCCTCATGTGATGGTAGGAAACTTCGTGCCGATTTATTCCCTACGGAGATAGGGAGACCTTCTTTGGGGGTGAAGCTCCTTGGGGGGGCTGTTAGCAGAGACGCGAGGTTTATTAGCGGGCTGGCCATGAAGAGAACGGTCAATGTTGTTGATTTGATGGGCCTTCTTCCACAACTATGTGACCCGCAGAGTGAGCTCCTTTTACTTCGATCATGTATGGGCATTGCAAAACTtttctttggtttaaggacaTGCCAGTCGGTACACATAGAAGAAGCAACGTTATTCTTTGACAAAGGATTGCGCAGGTCTATCGAGGATATGGTGGTATGTGGAGGCCCCTTATTTGGAGACATTCAGTGGCGCTTGGCTTCCTTACCTATTCGTTTCGGTGGTTTGGGTTTGTACTCAGCCTACGAG AGAATTGGTTTTGCCATTCAGAAAGGGCTGGCGGCGCAGCTTGTTGCCTATTTgtcttcaatcgatatgtattga